A single Rhopalosiphum padi isolate XX-2018 chromosome 4, ASM2088224v1, whole genome shotgun sequence DNA region contains:
- the LOC132930986 gene encoding choline O-acetyltransferase-like isoform X1 yields MLQEILIERREDHDNWVYDWWLHDMYLCNQLSLPVNSNPGMVFPPLPNLSVESRMAKFSARFVVEMMNFKRILDKRELPVEKATSREKGQPLCMAQYYRLMKSYREPGLVKDRLVDFESDLTLSRPHIIVACKSQFYVLRLTSGEDATPITEEEIVTKLLNIIMDAKKTTGTAGTYSVGILTSQKRDDWAHSRELLMKSASNRNNLALIERCLFFINFDLEPLGLEFNSTCKVGAKGYRLSNDRDETNMMHQMIHGGGSEYCSGNRWFDKTIQLIIGRDGANGLCYEHSPSEGIAVIELMEKLIKSTKDLNEQPIDIITSVEKPEKLIWSVNNELIKHIADASTVLDKLVKDLNFHVFRFTQYGKEFIKSCKISPDVYIQLAMQLAYHKLHGKLVATYESASTRRFRLGRVDCIRAATVEALEWAKAMNQSAVTETGILGTKKIYYTVTDNEKLQLFETAVKKQTDIMIDNILGMGIDAHLLGLRQAARENAISCAVFEDDSFRIANHFALSTSQLLTSTDSFMGYGPVVPDGYGVSYNPQSNSLVFCVSSFKSSKTTNNNAFTVALEQSLMAMQKMIYMKRN; encoded by the exons ATGCTACAAGAAATATTAATCGAACGCAGAGAAGATCATGACAATTGG GTTTATGATTGGTGGCTTCACGACATGTATCTTTGTAATCAATTATCGTTGCCAGTTAATTCCAATCCCGGAATGGTATTTCCACCTCTGCCAAACCTCTCTGTTGAATCACGGATGGCTAAATTTTCAGCTAGATTTGTAGTTGAAATGATGAATTTCAAACGTATATTGGAcaa ACGAGAACTTCCCGTAGAAAAAGCTACATCTAGAGAAAAGGGACAACCGTTATGCATGGCTCAATATTATAGACTTATGAAATCATATAGGGAACCAGGATTAGTTAAGGATCGACTCGTAGACTTCGAATCAGATTTGACATTATCAAGGCCTCACATTATAGTTGCATGCAAGTCACAG TTTTATGTGTTACGATTGACTTCGGGCGAAGACGCGACTCCTATAACTGAAGAAGAAATTGTCACAAAACTACTAAACATCATAATGGACGCTAAAAAAACCACTGGCACCGCGGGTACATATTCTGTGGGTATTTTAACATCACAAAAAAGAGACGACTGGGCGCATAGCAGGGAGTTATTGATGAAAAGTGCTTCAAATCGCAATAATTTGGCGTTAATTGAGCGTTGcttgtttttcataaattttgatTTGGAACCACTTGGTCTAGAATTTAATTCCACGTGCAAAGTAGGTGCAAAAGGTTATAGACTATCAAATGACAGAGATGAGACAAACATGATGCATCAAATGATCCACGGTGGAGGTAGTGAATACTGTTCTGGCAACCGCTGGTTTGACAAGACTATACAG TTGATAATTGGGAGAGATGGCGCAAATGGATTATGTTATGAACATTCACCATCTGAAGGTATTGCAGTTATTgaattaatggaaaaattgattaaaagtaCCAAAGACTTGAACGAACAACCAATAGATATAATAACATCAGTAGAAAAGCCAGAAAAACTCATATGGAGTGTTAATAATGAACTCATAAAACACATAGCTGATGCTTCTACTGTTTTGGATaa gTTAGTCAAAGATTTAAACTTCCATGTATTCCGGTTCACTCAATACGGAAaagaattcataaaatcttGTAAGATCAGCCCAGATGTCTACATACAACTTGCAATGCAATTAGCCTATCATAA GCTACACGGCAAACTGGTGGCTACATATGAGAGCGCCTCCACCAGACGTTTCAGATTGGGTAGAGTGGATTGTATAAGGGCGGCGACTGTGGAAGCACTGGAATGGGCCAAAGCAATGAATCAGTCTGCCGTCACTGAGACTGGCATATTAGGCACAAAGAAGATATACTATACAGTGActgat AACGAAAAACTTCAACTTTTCGAAACTGCAGTAAAAAAACAAACTGACATCATGATAGACAATATTCTCGGAATGGGTATAGACGCTCACTTATTGGGATTGAGACAAGCAGCAAGAGAAAATGCCATATCGTGTGCAGTATTTGAAGACGATTCATTTAGAATAGCCAATCATTTTGCGTTATCAACAAGCCAa ctATTAACTTCCACGGACAGTTTCATGGGCTATGGACCAGTTGTACCCGACGGCTATGGCGTTTCCTATAATCCCCAAAGCAATTCTTTGGTATTTTGTGTATCTTCGTTCAAATCATCTAAAACCACAAACAACAATGCTTTTACAGTTGCCCTCGAACAAAGTTTGATGGCAATGCAAAAAATGATATACATGAAAAGAAATTAA